The Pimelobacter simplex genomic sequence GGTGCTCGTCGAACGAGTCGCGCGTCTCGCCCTCCCAGCCGGCGTCCAGCACCGACTGCACGCCGGAGGTGACGTCGTCGCCGGCACCCCCGAGCGCCGTACCGACAGCGGCCCACTGGGTGGCCGCGCCGTCCAGCTCGTCGACCTGGTCGTGCAGGTCGAAGATCCCGGCCGCCATCACGCCACCCGCGCCCGGGTCGACGTCGGCGGCGGGGTCGGCGCCGGCCCGGGCTCGGGCGACGGGGTGCGCTCGGGCGTGGGCGCGGGCTTCTTCTCCTCCAGCCCGCGCGCCACCGTCTCGTCGGTGCTCGCGAAGTCGAAGGCGCACAGGTAGACCGCGTCGACGTCCGCCTCGAGGACGGCGACCAGCCGGCCGATCCCGGTCGCGGCGGCATTGCTCGCCGCGACGTGGGCGGACAGCACGGAGCCGCCGGCAACGGTGTTGCCGGCGGCTCCGGACGGGACCTGGATCTCGGTCAGCGCGTCGGACCAGGCGTCGGCGACGTCCTGGGACGCGGTCAGGCAGGTGCTCGCCAGCTCGGCGAGACGGGTGGGGACCTCCACGAGCGGCCTCCTAGGGGGATGGGTCGGAGACCGACCCCTACCCGCCCACCTGCCTCACCTAACGCGAGCGCCGCGCGCCGGGGGTGTCCTAGGACAGCTCGCGCTTGAGGATCTTGCCCGTGGCGGTCATCGGCAGGCCCTCGACGATCTCGACGACGCGGGGGTACTTGTAGGCCGCCATCTGCTCCTTGCCCCACGCGACGATCTCGTCGGCGGCGGCCTCCGCACCCGGCTTGAGGATGACGAACGCCTTGATCTCCTCGCCGTGGCTCTCGTGCGGGACGCCGATCACGGCGGCGAGCGAGACGGCCGGGTGGGTGAGGAGGACCTCCTCGATCTCGCGCGGGTAGACGTTGTAGCCACCGCGGATGATCATGTCCTTGGACCGGTCGACGATGTAGTACCAGCCGTCGGCGTCCTTCTTGCCGAGGTCACCGGAGCGGAACCAGCCCTCGGCGTCGATCGCCTCGGCCGTGGCGTCGGCCCGCTTGTAGTAGCCCTTCATGATGTTGTGGCCCTTGATGGCGATCTCGCCGATGCCGTCGGGGTCGGTGATCTCGGCCCAGCTGTCGGGGTCGATGAGCTTCATCTCGACGCCGGGGATCGGCGTACCGATGGAGCCGACGCGGACCGGCTCGCCCAGGCGCGAGAAGCTCGCGACCGGCGAGGTCTCGGAGAGGCCGTAGCCCTCGAGGATGGTGACGCCGAAGCGCTCCTCGAACTGGTGGTGCACCTCGACCGGCAGCGCGGCGCCGCCGGCCACCGCGACGCGGAGGTTCTCGGCGAGCGTCTTGACGTCGACGGTGTCGTCGAGCGCGCCGAGCAGGCCCCAGTACATCGTGGGGACGCCGGCGAAGAAGGAGACCTTCTCCTTGAGCATCAGGCCCAGCGCGGGCGCGGCCTCGAAGCGCGGCAGCATCACGACGGTGCCACCGAAGGCGAAGGCGCCGTTCTGGATGACGGTCTGGCCGAACGAGTGGAACAGCGGCAGCACGCAGAGGTAGGTGTCCGGGTGGTCCGGGTCGGCGCCGAACAGGTCGGTGCCGGCGAGCGCGTTGTCGCGCATGTTGCGGTGCCGCAGCTCGGCGCCCTTGGGCTGGCCGGTGGTGCCCGAGGTGTAGAGGATGACGGCGGTGTCGTCGTCGTCGACGGCGACCGTGTCGAAGGTCGGCGCCTGGCCGGCCAGGCCCTGGCCGAGCGTCTCGGTGCCCTCGATCGGCGACGGCGCGGTCGGGTCGGCGGTGATGACGAAGAAGTGCTCGCAGCCGTCGGCGGCCTGGAAGCCGTCGTACGCCTCGGCGCCGATGGGCAGGTCCGGCGTGCCCTGGAAGGCGAAGTAGGCCTTCGCGTCGGAGTCACCGAGGTGGTAGGCGACCTCGCGGCCCTTGAGCAGCACGTTGAGCGGGACGACGGTCGCGCCGGCCTTGAGGATGCCGTAGTAGACGATCGTGAAGTACGGCAGGTTGGGGCAGCTCAGCGCCACCTTGTCACCGGGCTTGATCCCCCGCGAGACCAGCAGGTTGGCGACCTGGTTGGCCGCCCCGTTGACCTGGGGGTAGCTCAGGCGCGTGTCCCCGAAGACGATCGCGGTGCGGTCGGGGAACTTCTGGGCGCTGTTCTCGAGGAACTCGGCGAGGTTCGTCATGCGCACAAACTACTGGCCGGTCGTGAGCACGGTCACTGTGCGCAGGACCAGAGCCGCTCGTTCGGCCCTGTGCCCGGGACCAAGGAGTGATGAGTTCCGGCGGCCCCCGCCGTCCTACGTCCGAGAGGACACCCGAACGACGGAGAGGCGGACGTGATGAGTGTGGAGATGCAGGGCAAGGTGCTCCCCATGAGCGAGATCGACGAGGCGGCGTTCACGCGGCTGGCGGAGCGGCACCGGCGCGAGCTGCACGTGCACTGCTACCGGATGCTCGGCTCGTTCCAGGACGCCGAGGACACCGTGCAGGAGACCTTCCTGCGGGCCTGGCGGCGGCGCGAGACCTACGAGGGACGCGCGACCTTCCGGGCCTGGCTCTACCGGATCGCGACCAACGCCTGCCTGGACCTGCTGGCCCAGCGCCGTCCCGAGCCCGCGTCGGGCGGCGAGGTGACCTGGCTGCAGCCCTACCCGGACCGGCTCCTCGACGAGCTCTCCGCGGACGACGCGGACGAGCCGGAGGCCGTCGCCCTCGCCCGCGAGACCGTCGAGCTGGCCTACCTGGCCGCCGTCCAGCACCTCGCCCCGCGGCCCCGGGCGGTGCTGATCCTGCGCGACGTGCTCGGCTGGCCGGCCAAGGACGTCGGCGCGTTCCTCGGCGACTCGGTCAACTCGGTCAACAGCGCCCTGCAGCGCGCCCGGGCCGGGCTGCGCGAGCACCTGCCCGCCGAGCGGCAGGACTGGTCGGGCGGCACGGGCGGGACGGGCGGCACCAGAGCGGACGACGTACGGACGCGGGAGCTGGTCCGCCGCTACACCGACGCCAGCGTCGCCACCGACGTCGACACCCTGGCCGCGATGCTGCGCGACGACGTCCGCTGCTCGATGCCGCCCACCCCGGGCGTGCAGGTCGGCCGCGACGCGGTGGTGGCCGACTGGGTCTCCGGCGGGTTCGTCGGCATGACCGGGCTGCGCGGCGTCCCCACGGGGGTGAACCGGCAGCCCGCCGTCGCCTTCTACCTGTGGCAGGAGGACGCGGGCGCCTACCTGCCGCTGACCATCGACGTCCTGCGGATCACCGGCGGGGCGATCACCGAGATCACCACCTTCGACCACGAGCAGTTCCCGCGGCTCGGGCTGCCCGCGCGGCTGGAGGCCGAGCCCGGCGACGCGTCGTGAGCGGGCCGGCCGGGACCGGCGCCGTGGCGGTGGTCGCGGCCCTGGGCCGGTGGAGCGCTCAGCCCACCCGGCGGTTCGTGCGGGTCACGGTCGCGCTGGCCCGGAGCCTCCGGCTCAGAAGCGCTCGCCAGTGAGCAGCTCGTAGGCCTCGAGGTAGCGCGAGCGGGTCCGCTCGACGACCTCGGGCGGCAGCGGCGGCGGGGCCTCACCGGACGACTTGACCCAGCCGCTCTCGGGCGAGAGGGCCCAGTTGCGCACGATCTGCTTGTCGTACGACGGCTGCGCGCGCCCGGGCTGCCAGTCGTCGGCCGGCCAGTAGCGCGAGGAGTCGGGGGTGAGGACCTCGTCGGCGAGCACGATCGTGCCGTCGCCGCCGGGGGCGACGCCGAACTCGAACTTGGTGTCGGCGAGCAGGATGCCCTTGCTGCGGGCGATCTCCTCGGCGCGGCTGTAGACCCGGAGGGTCAGGTCGCGCAGGGCGGCGGCGGTGTCGGCGCCGACGGTGGCCACGACGGCGTCGTACGAGACGTTCTCGTCGTGGTCGCCGAGGTCGGCCTTGGTGGCGGGGGTGAAGATCGGCGTCTCCAGGCGGCTGCCGTCGTCGAGGCCGGCGGGCAGGGCGATGCCGCAGACCTCGCCGGTGGCGCGGTAGTCGAGCAGGCCGGAGCCGGTGAGGTAGCCGCGGGCGACGCACTCGACGGGGAACATGTCGAGGCGCTCGCAGATGACGGCGCGGCCGCGGACGGCCTCGGGGACGTCGGTGGAGATGACGTGGTTCGGGACGAGGTCGGCGAGCTGGTCGAACCACCACAGCGACATCCGGGTGAGGATCTCGCCCTTGTCGGGGATCGTCGTCTCGAGCACGAAGTCGAAGATCGAGAGCCGGTCGCTGGCGACCATGAGGAGCTTGCCGGTGTGCGGTCCCTCGGTCAGCTCGTAGAGGTCGCGCACCTTGCCGGAGTGCAGGTGGCGGGCGCCGGGCAGCTCGGGTGCGGGCGGGATGTTCGCGAGCGTCACGGACCACAGCCTATTGATCCGTCGCCGCGGGCCCGCCGCCGCGGTCCGGCATCGTTGCGCGCTCTCATGTTGTTTAACTACACTGACTTACCAGACATTGTGAGCGAGGGGACCTCCATGACCCGAGAGCCGCGGCCCGACTTCCTGCTCGTCGGTGCGCCCAAGGCCGGCACGAGCGCGCTCCACCTCGCGCTCGCCGCGCACCCCGACGTCTTCGTGACCACCCCCAAGGAACCGAAGTTCTGGCTCTGCGAGGACGCCCCGCCGCCGCACTGGCGCGGGCCCGGCGACCGGCACTCGCAGCAGGAGTGGATCTGGCACCCCGACCGGTACGCCGACCTCTTCCGCCCCGCTCCCCCGGACGCGCTCCGCGGCGAGAGCACTCCCTTCTACCTCTGGCACCGCGGCGCCCAGCGCCGGATCGCCGAGGCGCTGCCCGGCGTACGGATCGTCGCGGTGGTGCGCGACCCGATCGACCGCGCCTACAGCAACTGGATGCACCTGTGGTCCGACGGTCTCGAGCCGGAGGCGGACTTCGAGACCGCGTTCGCCCTCCAGGACGAGCGGATCGCGGCCGGCTACGCGCCCTTCTGGCACTACCGCGACCTCGGCCTGTACGGCGAGCAGCTGCGCGACCTGCTCAAGCTGGTCGAGCCTGCGCGGGTGCTCGTCGTCCGCTACCGCGACATCGTGGACCACCCGGCCGCCACGATCGACCGGACCTGCCGCTTCCTCGGCATCCGCGAGGGCCAGGTGACGTCGATCCCCCGCGACAACTCCCGTCCGTACGTCGCCCCGGGCTGGCGTCCGCGCCTGCTCGGCCCGGTCGTGCGCGCCGGCGCCGCGGCCGGGCAGTTCGCGCCGCCCGAGGTCTGGCGGCGGGCGAGCGTGCCGCTGGTCGCGCGCCTGCAGGCCCGCGACGCCCACCGGCCCTCGCTGAGCCCGGCCCAGCGGGAGCGGCTGCTGCCCGCGTTCGCCGACGACATCGGGCTGCTCGGCGAGCTGACCGGCGAGGACTTCTCCGACTGGCTCTCGACCCGCGACCGCGGCTCGTTCGCGCAGCGGAGCGGCGCCGCCCCGGGGCTCAGCGCACCAGCGTGACCAGGTCGTGGGCACCGTCGGAGCGCGCGGCCTCGACGTAGAAGCGGGTCCGGCCGTCCGGCAGCGGCACCGCGCTGGCATAGCGCCACGCCCCGTCGCCGTGGGGCGAGGTGATCGGCGGGCCGTCCACCGCGACGAGCCGGCGGCCGTCCCAGGTGGCCACGCCGGTCGTCTCGAACCAGTTGGACGCGGCGTCGGGACGGCCGTCGTACAGGACGGTGAGGGGGGCACCCTCGGCCCGCGGCAGGACGGCGGTGACCCGGGCGCCGCGGGCGTCCCACTCCCCCGGGCGGCCGGCGAGCACCACGCCGCGGTCGGTCCAGGTCAGGCCGTCGGGGCTGGTGAGCCGGCGGGTGGTCATCCGGTCCTCGTGACCGGGCTCGTCGAGGGGGTGGCAGCACAGCCACATCTCCCAGCCGTCCGGGCCGTGGGTGACCACGGGGTCCTTGACCGCGACCAGGTCGTCGCCGGGCAGCACCACCTGGCGCCGGCCGTGCGGCAGCTCCTCGGGCGTGGCGGCGGT encodes the following:
- a CDS encoding phosphoribosylaminoimidazolesuccinocarboxamide synthase; protein product: MTLANIPPAPELPGARHLHSGKVRDLYELTEGPHTGKLLMVASDRLSIFDFVLETTIPDKGEILTRMSLWWFDQLADLVPNHVISTDVPEAVRGRAVICERLDMFPVECVARGYLTGSGLLDYRATGEVCGIALPAGLDDGSRLETPIFTPATKADLGDHDENVSYDAVVATVGADTAAALRDLTLRVYSRAEEIARSKGILLADTKFEFGVAPGGDGTIVLADEVLTPDSSRYWPADDWQPGRAQPSYDKQIVRNWALSPESGWVKSSGEAPPPLPPEVVERTRSRYLEAYELLTGERF
- a CDS encoding RNA polymerase subunit sigma-70, with amino-acid sequence MSVEMQGKVLPMSEIDEAAFTRLAERHRRELHVHCYRMLGSFQDAEDTVQETFLRAWRRRETYEGRATFRAWLYRIATNACLDLLAQRRPEPASGGEVTWLQPYPDRLLDELSADDADEPEAVALARETVELAYLAAVQHLAPRPRAVLILRDVLGWPAKDVGAFLGDSVNSVNSALQRARAGLREHLPAERQDWSGGTGGTGGTRADDVRTRELVRRYTDASVATDVDTLAAMLRDDVRCSMPPTPGVQVGRDAVVADWVSGGFVGMTGLRGVPTGVNRQPAVAFYLWQEDAGAYLPLTIDVLRITGGAITEITTFDHEQFPRLGLPARLEAEPGDAS
- a CDS encoding long-chain-fatty-acid--CoA ligase, which codes for MTNLAEFLENSAQKFPDRTAIVFGDTRLSYPQVNGAANQVANLLVSRGIKPGDKVALSCPNLPYFTIVYYGILKAGATVVPLNVLLKGREVAYHLGDSDAKAYFAFQGTPDLPIGAEAYDGFQAADGCEHFFVITADPTAPSPIEGTETLGQGLAGQAPTFDTVAVDDDDTAVILYTSGTTGQPKGAELRHRNMRDNALAGTDLFGADPDHPDTYLCVLPLFHSFGQTVIQNGAFAFGGTVVMLPRFEAAPALGLMLKEKVSFFAGVPTMYWGLLGALDDTVDVKTLAENLRVAVAGGAALPVEVHHQFEERFGVTILEGYGLSETSPVASFSRLGEPVRVGSIGTPIPGVEMKLIDPDSWAEITDPDGIGEIAIKGHNIMKGYYKRADATAEAIDAEGWFRSGDLGKKDADGWYYIVDRSKDMIIRGGYNVYPREIEEVLLTHPAVSLAAVIGVPHESHGEEIKAFVILKPGAEAAADEIVAWGKEQMAAYKYPRVVEIVEGLPMTATGKILKRELS
- a CDS encoding sulfotransferase family protein; the encoded protein is MTREPRPDFLLVGAPKAGTSALHLALAAHPDVFVTTPKEPKFWLCEDAPPPHWRGPGDRHSQQEWIWHPDRYADLFRPAPPDALRGESTPFYLWHRGAQRRIAEALPGVRIVAVVRDPIDRAYSNWMHLWSDGLEPEADFETAFALQDERIAAGYAPFWHYRDLGLYGEQLRDLLKLVEPARVLVVRYRDIVDHPAATIDRTCRFLGIREGQVTSIPRDNSRPYVAPGWRPRLLGPVVRAGAAAGQFAPPEVWRRASVPLVARLQARDAHRPSLSPAQRERLLPAFADDIGLLGELTGEDFSDWLSTRDRGSFAQRSGAAPGLSAPA